The following coding sequences lie in one Halorussus vallis genomic window:
- the glmM gene encoding phosphoglucosamine mutase: MFGTSGIRGEVGTDVTCDLALAAGRALAAEGYDRVVVGRDPRESGEMLADAVSAGLRESGADVVRLGMAATPTVARSVSWRDADAGVAVTASHNPAKDNGLKLWNPSGQAFDESQREAIADRIRQEDFDLRAWDELGSQRRWEDAADRHAAALADAVDVDGDLTVVVDVGNGAGGVTAEALQRLGCTVTTLNAQPDGRFPARPSEPTPEACERLCQTVAATDADLGIAHDGDTDRMQAVTADGEFVPGDALLALFGREAAGDGDAVAAPLNVSLAVDDALAEVGASLTRTRVGDVYVAERAAEPDVAFGGEESGAWIWPSQVLCPDGPLAACRLAELVADRGPLADLVAEVPSYPIERTSVRTDEKAAVMERVAAEVADRYRDVTTDDGVRVETDDGWLLVRASGTQPLVRVTAEARSEARAAELFEEATDIVEDAAANAAASND, encoded by the coding sequence ATGTTCGGAACGAGCGGTATCCGCGGAGAGGTGGGGACGGACGTCACCTGCGACCTCGCGCTCGCGGCGGGACGCGCGCTCGCCGCCGAGGGGTACGACCGCGTGGTCGTCGGCCGCGACCCCCGTGAGAGCGGCGAGATGCTCGCCGACGCGGTGTCGGCCGGCCTGCGCGAGTCGGGCGCCGACGTCGTCCGCCTCGGGATGGCGGCGACCCCCACCGTCGCCCGGAGCGTGAGTTGGCGCGACGCCGACGCCGGGGTGGCGGTCACCGCGAGCCACAACCCCGCGAAGGACAACGGACTCAAACTCTGGAACCCCTCGGGCCAGGCGTTCGACGAGAGCCAGCGCGAGGCCATCGCCGACCGAATCCGCCAGGAGGATTTCGACCTGCGCGCGTGGGACGAACTCGGAAGCCAGCGCCGGTGGGAGGACGCCGCCGACCGCCACGCCGCGGCGCTGGCGGACGCGGTGGACGTCGACGGCGACCTCACCGTAGTCGTCGACGTGGGCAACGGCGCCGGCGGCGTGACCGCCGAGGCGCTCCAGCGACTCGGCTGTACGGTGACGACGCTGAACGCCCAGCCAGACGGCCGGTTCCCCGCGCGACCGAGCGAGCCGACCCCGGAGGCCTGCGAGCGACTCTGCCAGACCGTCGCGGCGACCGACGCCGACCTCGGTATCGCCCACGACGGCGACACCGACAGGATGCAGGCGGTGACCGCCGACGGCGAGTTCGTCCCCGGCGACGCGCTCCTCGCGCTGTTCGGCCGGGAGGCGGCGGGCGACGGCGACGCCGTCGCCGCGCCGCTGAACGTCAGCCTCGCGGTCGACGACGCGCTCGCGGAGGTGGGCGCGTCGCTGACACGGACCCGCGTTGGCGACGTGTACGTCGCCGAGCGGGCCGCCGAACCCGACGTCGCCTTCGGCGGCGAGGAGAGCGGCGCGTGGATCTGGCCGAGCCAGGTCCTCTGTCCCGACGGCCCGCTGGCGGCGTGTCGGCTCGCGGAACTGGTCGCCGACCGCGGCCCGCTCGCCGACCTCGTGGCGGAAGTGCCCAGCTACCCCATCGAGCGCACGAGCGTCCGGACCGACGAGAAGGCGGCGGTGATGGAGCGAGTGGCGGCCGAGGTCGCCGACCGCTACCGCGACGTGACGACCGACGACGGCGTCCGGGTCGAAACCGACGACGGTTGGCTGCTCGTGCGCGCCAGCGGTACCCAGCCGCTGGTGCGCGTGACCGCCGAGGCTCGCAGCGAGGCGCGCGCGGCCGAACTGTTCGAGGAGGCGACCGACATCGTCGAGGACGCGGCCGCGAACGCGGCCGCGTCGAACGACTGA
- a CDS encoding PadR family transcriptional regulator, with protein sequence MHDYTGFQRDLLFVLNGLEAPNGQDIKHELEQSQGRSVQHGRLYTNLNTLVEEGFVEKGKHDGRTNRYTLTEKGREVLRDRWQWQSEYMPKERV encoded by the coding sequence ATGCACGACTACACAGGCTTCCAACGCGACCTCCTGTTCGTTCTCAACGGACTCGAGGCGCCGAACGGACAGGACATCAAACACGAACTCGAACAGTCGCAGGGCCGGAGCGTCCAGCACGGCCGACTGTACACGAATCTCAACACGCTGGTCGAGGAGGGGTTCGTCGAGAAGGGCAAGCACGACGGCCGGACGAACCGCTACACGCTGACCGAGAAGGGTCGAGAGGTGCTGCGCGACCGCTGGCAGTGGCAGAGCGAGTACATGCCCAAAGAGCGGGTCTGA
- a CDS encoding VOC family protein → MDPRITLVTLGVDDVDESVRFYRDGLKFPMRDREEDSDVAFFTLEGTWLSLYPRDFLAEDATVPDDGTGFSGITLAHNVPREDEVDAVLEQAEAAGGRVVKPAQDTFWGGYSGYFADPDGHLWEVAYPELDDE, encoded by the coding sequence ATGGACCCCAGAATCACGCTCGTGACCCTCGGCGTCGACGACGTGGACGAATCGGTGCGATTCTACCGGGACGGCCTGAAGTTTCCGATGCGCGACCGCGAGGAGGACAGTGACGTCGCCTTCTTCACCCTCGAAGGGACGTGGCTCTCGCTCTATCCGAGAGACTTTCTCGCCGAAGACGCTACGGTCCCCGACGACGGGACCGGCTTTTCGGGCATCACCTTGGCGCACAACGTCCCGCGCGAAGACGAAGTCGATGCGGTCCTCGAACAGGCGGAAGCCGCCGGCGGTCGCGTCGTCAAGCCGGCTCAGGACACGTTCTGGGGCGGGTACTCGGGGTACTTCGCCGACCCGGACGGTCACCTCTGGGAGGTGGCGTATCCGGAACTGGACGACGAGTGA
- a CDS encoding alkaline phosphatase family protein — translation MSDGMDVLVVGIDAGCLPVFERLSEKGAIPNIDAIRGAGGGADAADAEPAVPAEGAAAPLQSQIPPWTPSAWPSIYTGVNPGKHGATGFVEFDGYDWSVVTANDVTEHAIWNILDERGYTSVVVNAPVTHPPDEIDGAIVPGFIGPEDPACHPPGTLEEIRDAIGEYRVYPNYTRDGDDATPAEKRREYRTLARMRGEAFRYLCDVHDPDFGFLQFQRTDTVFHEFNGDPEMVEAVYDETDRQIGAVLEHCDPDTVFLVSDHGMGHYDEYEFRVNEFLADEGYVETTMGGKGMPGWAPIRDDLKEGEDVESWEPNVAERLAAKAAEFGVTASRVRRALEAVNLADVAKQYAPKNVTRTGNKQVDFENSMAYLRSRTELGVRINLEDREPNGVVLPSAYDDVRAELIEKLRAVETPDGEPLFETVAPREEYFHGPHEEDAPDIVLVPNDFRHFLSDQLRGEQFVRTDVWNHKRDGVFAATGRAVDVDAMPDHPHIFDVAPTVLSAMGVPYSDRTDGEPLPIVRDAGAQAYREYLDGASSTVETEAGQGVEDRLADLGYLD, via the coding sequence ATGAGCGACGGCATGGACGTCCTGGTCGTGGGTATCGACGCCGGCTGTCTGCCGGTGTTCGAGCGACTCTCCGAGAAGGGCGCCATCCCGAACATCGACGCCATCCGGGGCGCGGGCGGCGGCGCGGACGCCGCCGACGCCGAACCCGCGGTACCGGCCGAGGGCGCGGCCGCGCCGCTCCAGTCCCAGATTCCGCCGTGGACGCCGAGCGCGTGGCCATCCATCTACACCGGGGTCAACCCCGGCAAGCACGGCGCGACCGGCTTCGTGGAGTTCGACGGCTACGACTGGTCGGTCGTCACGGCCAACGACGTGACCGAACACGCCATCTGGAACATCCTGGACGAGCGGGGCTACACCAGCGTCGTCGTGAACGCGCCGGTCACCCACCCGCCCGACGAGATCGACGGCGCCATCGTCCCCGGCTTCATCGGCCCGGAGGACCCTGCCTGTCACCCGCCGGGCACCCTCGAAGAAATTCGAGACGCCATCGGCGAGTACCGGGTGTACCCCAACTACACCCGCGACGGCGACGACGCGACCCCCGCCGAGAAGCGCCGGGAGTACCGCACCCTCGCCCGGATGCGCGGCGAGGCGTTCCGCTACCTCTGCGACGTCCACGACCCCGACTTCGGGTTCCTCCAGTTCCAGCGGACCGACACCGTCTTCCACGAGTTCAACGGCGACCCCGAGATGGTCGAGGCGGTCTACGACGAAACCGACCGCCAGATCGGCGCGGTCCTGGAGCACTGCGACCCCGACACCGTCTTCCTCGTCAGCGACCACGGCATGGGCCACTACGACGAGTACGAGTTCCGGGTCAACGAGTTCCTCGCCGACGAGGGGTACGTCGAAACCACGATGGGCGGCAAGGGGATGCCCGGCTGGGCGCCCATCCGCGACGACCTGAAGGAGGGCGAGGACGTCGAGTCCTGGGAGCCGAACGTCGCCGAGCGACTCGCCGCGAAGGCCGCCGAGTTCGGCGTCACCGCCAGCCGAGTCCGGCGGGCGCTCGAGGCGGTGAACCTCGCCGACGTCGCCAAGCAGTACGCGCCCAAGAACGTCACCAGGACCGGCAACAAGCAGGTCGACTTCGAGAACTCGATGGCGTACCTGCGCTCGCGGACCGAACTCGGCGTCCGCATCAACCTCGAAGACCGCGAGCCGAACGGCGTCGTTCTCCCGAGCGCGTACGACGACGTACGCGCCGAACTCATCGAGAAGCTCCGCGCGGTCGAGACCCCCGACGGCGAACCGCTGTTCGAGACGGTCGCGCCCCGCGAGGAGTACTTCCACGGTCCCCACGAGGAGGACGCCCCGGACATCGTCCTAGTTCCGAACGACTTCCGACACTTCCTCTCCGACCAGCTACGGGGCGAGCAGTTCGTCAGGACCGACGTCTGGAACCACAAGCGCGACGGCGTGTTCGCCGCGACCGGCCGAGCGGTCGACGTCGACGCGATGCCCGACCACCCCCACATCTTCGACGTCGCGCCGACGGTGCTGTCGGCGATGGGCGTCCCCTACAGCGACCGCACCGACGGCGAGCCGCTGCCTATCGTCAGGGACGCGGGCGCGCAGGCCTACCGCGAGTACCTCGACGGTGCGAGTTCGACGGTCGAAACCGAGGCCGGACAGGGCGTCGAAGATAGATTGGCCGACCTGGGCTACCTCGACTGA
- a CDS encoding asparagine synthase-related protein has translation MVGISGVVGARDGPSDRVAEALVHRDAEVQTRYADDRFGFVGSFHRLLAGDQPMEVDGGDALLWVWGDVYGEGPTDDYSPREGPPDGSARYCAERYEAEGMEFVTHLNGDFAAVVYDRDAGTVSFATNRVASKPIFYARATDGSLVFASNVQALVRHPRIEVGFEKPYLYEYLQLRRVFGVKTPIVGVEEMQPAAVTTVDVDDFDAEAGRGRVRTADGVPADLTRVERYWTPTYRPVDESASHYVDRLADTVQRVLGEWTRPDLDYGLFLSGGSDSRFVQAAMDVPVETFHVTDWRSRETRIAEQVAETAGDEFHMLERGGDYDDHLLSRTPELSNFSGWFDQAYFDGFADEISAEADVLVSGLYADMLFAGGPLRKRSLDLGPLGKLSLPVQDPIESLDEYVAHQTTEAVEPLTYAPDAPHIDAVVRDNLRLEDDGSVVSHGVRFESLTDLVMYGDYFPMGGDTDALFSRSLARTLPYRTPFLDNRVIDLHREVPIRHFFRCNLVNRALDHIAPELAAIPHAATGVPLEYPFPVEFVGGNLNAFRWKHFGEEDPPEPYYDHRPWPDRRALLRVKEFAPKTLAAREDRLEALPVVDRDGAFECYRDHCEGEDNMTALYSLLTLLEMPVVERLGETDAEGRTADDGRRKPYAADGLGGAE, from the coding sequence ATGGTTGGCATCAGCGGCGTCGTCGGCGCTCGGGACGGTCCCTCCGACCGAGTGGCCGAGGCGCTGGTCCACCGAGACGCGGAAGTGCAGACGAGGTACGCCGACGACCGGTTCGGCTTCGTCGGGTCGTTCCACCGACTGCTCGCGGGCGACCAGCCGATGGAGGTCGACGGCGGCGACGCGCTCCTGTGGGTCTGGGGCGACGTCTACGGCGAGGGACCGACCGACGACTACTCGCCCCGCGAGGGTCCGCCCGACGGGAGCGCCCGCTACTGCGCCGAGCGCTACGAGGCCGAGGGGATGGAGTTCGTGACCCACCTCAACGGCGACTTCGCGGCGGTGGTGTACGACCGGGACGCGGGCACCGTCTCGTTCGCGACGAACCGGGTCGCGAGCAAACCGATATTCTACGCCCGCGCGACCGACGGGTCGCTGGTCTTCGCCTCGAACGTCCAGGCGCTGGTCCGCCACCCCCGAATCGAGGTCGGCTTCGAGAAACCCTACCTCTACGAGTACCTCCAACTCCGCCGAGTGTTCGGGGTCAAGACTCCGATCGTAGGCGTCGAGGAGATGCAACCGGCCGCGGTGACCACCGTGGACGTCGACGACTTCGACGCCGAGGCCGGCCGCGGCCGAGTCCGGACCGCCGACGGCGTCCCCGCCGACTTAACGAGGGTCGAACGCTACTGGACGCCGACCTACCGGCCAGTCGACGAATCGGCGTCGCACTACGTGGACCGACTCGCAGACACCGTCCAGCGGGTGCTCGGCGAGTGGACCCGGCCGGACCTCGACTACGGCCTGTTCCTGTCGGGCGGGAGTGACTCGCGGTTCGTCCAGGCCGCGATGGACGTGCCGGTCGAGACGTTCCACGTCACCGACTGGCGGAGCCGCGAAACCAGAATCGCAGAACAGGTCGCCGAGACCGCCGGCGACGAGTTCCACATGCTCGAACGCGGCGGCGACTACGACGACCACCTGCTGTCGCGCACGCCCGAACTGTCGAACTTCAGCGGCTGGTTCGACCAGGCGTACTTCGACGGCTTCGCCGACGAGATCTCGGCCGAGGCCGACGTGCTGGTGTCGGGGCTGTACGCCGACATGCTGTTCGCCGGCGGTCCGCTCCGCAAGCGCTCGCTCGACCTCGGGCCGCTCGGCAAACTCTCGCTGCCGGTCCAGGACCCCATCGAGTCGCTGGACGAATACGTCGCCCACCAGACCACCGAGGCGGTCGAACCGCTAACCTACGCGCCCGACGCGCCCCACATCGACGCGGTGGTCCGGGACAACCTCCGACTGGAGGACGACGGGAGCGTCGTCAGCCACGGCGTGCGCTTCGAGTCGCTGACCGACTTGGTGATGTACGGCGACTACTTCCCGATGGGCGGGGACACCGACGCGCTGTTCTCCCGGAGTCTGGCCCGGACCCTGCCGTACCGGACGCCGTTCCTCGACAACCGGGTCATCGACCTCCACCGGGAGGTGCCGATACGTCACTTCTTCCGGTGCAACCTGGTCAACCGGGCGCTCGACCACATCGCGCCCGAACTCGCGGCGATTCCCCACGCCGCCACCGGCGTCCCGCTGGAGTACCCGTTCCCCGTCGAGTTCGTCGGGGGTAACTTGAACGCCTTCCGGTGGAAGCACTTCGGCGAGGAGGACCCGCCAGAGCCGTACTACGACCACCGGCCGTGGCCCGACCGGCGGGCGCTCCTGCGGGTCAAGGAGTTCGCCCCGAAGACGCTGGCGGCCCGCGAGGACCGCCTGGAGGCGCTCCCGGTCGTGGACCGCGACGGCGCCTTCGAGTGCTACCGCGACCACTGCGAGGGCGAGGACAACATGACGGCGCTGTACTCGCTTCTGACCCTGCTGGAGATGCCGGTCGTCGAGCGGCTCGGGGAGACCGACGCCGAGGGCCGAACCGCCGACGACGGTCGCCGGAAACCCTACGCGGCCGACGGTTTGGGGGGAGCCGAATGA
- a CDS encoding asparagine synthase-related protein: MSQGDAPESTADSGGRGSRGGRGSRGDPDGEGGVERDAASDLESGGARDGTGRRDSRVRFDPTDRIGRGGDGGAVGDDATGAGEVASGDLAGETVAGTMNKELFGVFGDSPDVTEFRAAETFDAVVSGESLSVGVRDSALGIAGRTSTYEDERGCCVVWGEAFPAANADDSDASDGPSSASAGGSTAEATGDTARWLFERVAAVGRDAFADLNGSYLAAVDYEGEAMVATDPIRSWECFYTDAPGVRAFGSDVGSLAALVEEPTVRRDALLEFLHLGTVLGEKTPFQEVRRAPFDGFLEADDAGEFDRFVYSPRSFDHVGALAARLRRAIDRRAHYPGSKGLLLSAGQDSRTILSEVPDVRTCYTVGRPGSQEVAVARKIAAQYGADHRTLKPRGDYLLADGEKIRYSQAIKESLHVHHAAHADDIGADTMYHGLLYDTLFKGYFLERDGVEVLGKDIPFEGLAADPQPVETLLDTLGFLPRGSERLADRVGDSLGDLDFDLDVSDPEQFLREQLHAELEKCWPRTDSLHNATDLLVIRNQPALPFRTHLADNYVEAFVTVDAELLEWHLRTPPSERNRETVRAAIRRLDDDILRHRPPDKPHDSHHLNQVERFARRKLPFVEGFEPAWPDRRELYRDNDVARRLFPDDPGVRDLPPRYQLRVNDARWWLDES; this comes from the coding sequence ATGAGTCAGGGCGACGCCCCCGAGTCGACCGCCGACAGCGGCGGCCGGGGGAGTCGCGGGGGTCGCGGGAGTCGCGGCGACCCCGACGGCGAGGGCGGCGTCGAGCGAGACGCCGCGTCCGACCTCGAATCGGGCGGCGCCCGCGACGGGACGGGTCGCCGCGACTCGCGCGTCCGGTTCGACCCGACCGACCGAATCGGACGCGGCGGCGACGGCGGCGCCGTCGGCGACGACGCGACCGGTGCTGGCGAGGTCGCTTCCGGGGACCTCGCCGGCGAGACGGTCGCGGGGACGATGAACAAGGAGCTGTTCGGGGTCTTCGGCGACTCGCCCGACGTGACCGAGTTCCGCGCCGCGGAGACGTTCGACGCGGTGGTGTCGGGCGAGTCGCTGTCGGTCGGCGTCCGCGACTCGGCGCTCGGCATCGCGGGGCGGACGTCGACCTACGAGGACGAGCGTGGCTGCTGCGTCGTCTGGGGTGAGGCGTTCCCCGCCGCGAACGCCGACGACTCGGACGCGAGCGACGGACCGTCCTCGGCGTCGGCCGGCGGTTCGACGGCCGAGGCGACCGGCGACACCGCCCGGTGGCTGTTCGAGCGCGTCGCGGCCGTCGGCCGCGACGCGTTCGCCGACCTCAACGGGTCGTACCTGGCGGCGGTCGACTACGAGGGCGAGGCGATGGTCGCGACCGACCCCATCCGGTCGTGGGAGTGCTTCTACACCGACGCGCCGGGCGTCCGGGCGTTCGGCTCGGACGTCGGGTCGCTCGCCGCGCTGGTCGAGGAACCGACCGTCCGCCGGGACGCGCTGTTGGAGTTCCTCCACCTCGGCACCGTGCTCGGCGAGAAGACGCCGTTCCAGGAGGTGCGCCGGGCGCCGTTCGACGGCTTCCTCGAAGCCGACGACGCCGGGGAGTTCGACCGGTTCGTCTACTCGCCGCGGTCGTTCGACCACGTCGGCGCGCTCGCGGCCCGACTCCGGCGCGCCATCGACCGCCGCGCCCACTACCCCGGTTCGAAGGGCCTGCTACTGTCGGCCGGCCAGGACTCCCGGACCATCCTCTCGGAGGTGCCCGACGTCCGGACGTGCTACACGGTCGGCCGGCCGGGGTCCCAGGAGGTCGCGGTCGCCCGGAAGATCGCCGCCCAGTACGGCGCCGACCACCGGACCCTGAAACCGCGGGGCGACTACTTGCTGGCCGACGGCGAGAAGATCCGCTACTCCCAGGCCATCAAGGAGTCGCTGCACGTCCACCACGCCGCTCACGCCGACGACATCGGCGCCGACACGATGTACCACGGTCTGCTGTACGACACCCTGTTCAAGGGCTACTTCCTCGAACGCGACGGCGTGGAGGTCCTCGGCAAGGACATCCCCTTCGAGGGGCTGGCCGCCGACCCTCAGCCAGTCGAGACGCTGCTCGACACCCTCGGATTCCTCCCGCGGGGGAGCGAGCGCCTCGCCGACCGGGTCGGGGACTCGCTCGGTGACCTCGACTTTGACCTCGACGTGTCCGACCCCGAGCAGTTCCTGCGCGAGCAGTTGCACGCCGAACTCGAGAAGTGCTGGCCCCGGACCGACTCGCTCCACAACGCGACCGACCTACTGGTCATCCGTAACCAGCCGGCCCTGCCGTTCCGGACCCACCTGGCCGACAACTACGTCGAGGCGTTCGTCACCGTCGACGCCGAACTGCTGGAGTGGCACCTCCGGACGCCGCCGAGCGAGCGCAACCGCGAGACGGTGCGGGCAGCCATCCGGCGGCTCGACGACGACATCCTGCGCCACCGGCCGCCGGACAAACCCCACGATTCGCACCACCTGAACCAGGTCGAACGGTTTGCCCGCCGGAAGCTCCCCTTCGTGGAGGGCTTCGAACCGGCGTGGCCCGACCGCCGGGAACTCTACCGCGACAACGACGTGGCCCGGCGGCTGTTCCCCGACGACCCGGGCGTCCGCGACCTCCCCCCGCGGTACCAGCTTCGGGTCAACGACGCGCGGTGGTGGCTCGACGAGTCCTGA
- a CDS encoding sensor histidine kinase codes for MHDVGVEDRELRATALDSLLTTVAVLDGDGTILTTNEAWREFGRTAERATELPAPVGDVGENYLEACDAADGYAGRAADGIRSVLDGDRDRFALEVPAHSPRRKRWLAFQVRPLDGGRDEDDAGGPDGTADARAVVSFDDVTERKLAEREVEEQAAELDEKRRNLTMLNQVVRHDIRNEMNVVLTWAKMLDDHVDEAGREGVDYVLDAGENVVDLTQTIGDLTEMLAEGEDIPLEPVALAPALRSEIETLRAKDAARESAVTVTGDEDLPEVSVLADEMLSSVLVNLLNNAALHSDAENPRVDVSVTVTDESAVVEIADDGPGIPDERKESVFERGERGADSDGTGLGLYLVEKTVDRYGGDVRVEDNDPRGAVFRVELPRA; via the coding sequence ATGCACGACGTGGGTGTCGAGGACCGGGAGCTTCGCGCAACGGCCCTCGACTCGCTGTTGACGACCGTCGCCGTTCTCGACGGCGACGGCACCATCCTGACGACGAACGAGGCGTGGCGGGAGTTCGGTCGCACCGCCGAGCGCGCGACCGAACTCCCCGCGCCGGTCGGCGACGTCGGCGAGAACTACCTCGAGGCCTGCGACGCCGCCGACGGGTACGCCGGCCGGGCGGCCGACGGGATTCGCTCGGTCCTCGACGGCGACCGCGACCGGTTCGCCCTGGAGGTTCCGGCCCACTCTCCGCGCCGGAAGCGGTGGCTCGCGTTCCAGGTTCGACCGCTCGACGGCGGGCGGGACGAGGACGACGCGGGCGGCCCCGACGGAACCGCCGACGCTCGCGCGGTCGTCTCGTTCGACGACGTCACCGAGCGCAAACTCGCCGAACGCGAGGTCGAGGAGCAGGCCGCGGAACTCGACGAGAAACGCCGAAACCTCACGATGCTGAATCAGGTCGTCCGCCACGACATCAGAAATGAGATGAACGTCGTCCTGACGTGGGCGAAGATGCTCGACGACCACGTCGACGAGGCGGGCCGCGAGGGCGTCGACTACGTCCTCGACGCCGGCGAGAACGTGGTGGACCTGACCCAGACCATCGGCGACCTCACCGAGATGCTCGCGGAGGGCGAGGACATCCCGCTGGAACCGGTGGCGCTCGCGCCGGCGCTCCGCTCGGAGATCGAAACCCTCCGGGCGAAGGACGCCGCCCGCGAGTCGGCGGTCACCGTGACCGGCGACGAGGACCTCCCGGAGGTGTCGGTGCTGGCCGACGAGATGCTCTCGTCGGTGCTGGTCAACCTCCTGAACAACGCGGCGCTGCACAGCGACGCCGAGAACCCCCGCGTCGACGTCTCGGTGACCGTCACCGACGAGTCGGCGGTGGTCGAAATCGCCGACGACGGGCCGGGTATCCCCGACGAGCGCAAGGAGTCGGTGTTCGAACGGGGCGAGCGGGGTGCGGACAGCGACGGCACGGGCCTCGGCCTCTACCTCGTCGAGAAGACCGTCGACCGCTACGGCGGCGACGTTCGGGTCGAGGACAACGACCCGCGAGGTGCGGTGTTCCGGGTCGAACTGCCGCGGGCGTGA
- a CDS encoding ATPase domain-containing protein — translation MTKRSPPRISTGTAGLDEILYGGLVRNRSYLVRGDPGTGKTILGMTFLTEGVENDETALYINLEEAEDDIRMNARSVGIDLGDVSFLDLSPESSVFAEDQSYDIFAPDEVEQDPLAGEITDRVEELEPDRVFIDPLTKLRYLTGDEYQFRKQVVSFMRYLRERDATVLFTSQDTADSPDEDLQFLSDGTIELARGEGGRTLSVPKFRGSDVQQGTHAVRISSDGLSVYPELRPDDHDREYVSEPLSSGVPQFDELLHGGIERGTVTIISGPTGVGKTTVGTQFIKEAAGRGERSVLYLFEESKKTLLERSEAIDVPVEAMLDQEALNVEQVEPLNHSAEEFADKVRTEVEERDASIVMLDGIQGYKLALRGSEDDLVRKLHMLGRYLKNMGVTVVFVDEVSGVTGEFQATESDISYLADNIVVFQHVEVQGELHKAVGVIKKRTSDFERTLRKFDITSHGVRVGEPLTELRGILSGTPEWVGDDEERETFGD, via the coding sequence ATGACCAAACGCTCTCCACCCCGAATCTCGACGGGTACGGCGGGACTCGACGAGATTCTGTACGGCGGACTCGTTCGGAATCGGAGCTACCTGGTACGGGGTGACCCCGGCACCGGCAAGACCATCCTCGGGATGACGTTTCTGACCGAGGGCGTCGAGAACGACGAGACCGCGCTGTACATCAACCTGGAGGAGGCCGAGGACGACATCCGGATGAACGCCCGGTCGGTCGGCATCGACCTGGGCGACGTGTCGTTTCTCGACCTCTCGCCGGAGTCGAGCGTGTTCGCCGAGGACCAGTCCTACGACATCTTCGCCCCCGACGAGGTCGAACAGGACCCGCTGGCCGGCGAGATAACCGACCGCGTCGAGGAACTCGAACCCGACCGGGTGTTCATCGACCCCCTGACGAAACTCCGGTACCTGACCGGCGACGAGTACCAGTTCCGCAAGCAGGTCGTCTCGTTCATGCGGTACCTCCGCGAACGGGACGCGACGGTGCTCTTCACCTCCCAGGACACCGCCGACTCCCCGGACGAGGACCTCCAGTTCCTGAGCGACGGCACCATCGAACTCGCCCGCGGCGAGGGCGGTCGAACGCTCTCGGTCCCGAAGTTCCGCGGGTCGGACGTCCAGCAGGGTACTCACGCGGTGCGCATCTCCTCGGACGGACTGTCGGTGTACCCGGAACTCCGCCCGGACGACCACGACCGCGAGTACGTCTCCGAACCGCTCTCGTCGGGCGTGCCCCAGTTCGACGAACTGCTCCACGGCGGCATCGAACGCGGGACGGTCACGATAATCAGCGGTCCGACCGGCGTCGGCAAGACCACCGTCGGCACGCAGTTCATCAAGGAGGCGGCGGGCCGGGGCGAGCGCTCGGTGCTGTACCTGTTCGAGGAGTCGAAGAAGACGCTGCTTGAGCGGAGCGAGGCCATCGACGTCCCCGTCGAGGCGATGCTCGACCAGGAGGCGCTGAACGTCGAGCAGGTCGAACCCCTGAACCACTCCGCCGAGGAGTTCGCCGACAAGGTCCGGACGGAGGTCGAAGAGCGCGACGCCTCCATCGTGATGCTCGACGGCATCCAGGGGTACAAACTCGCGCTCCGTGGGAGCGAGGACGACCTCGTGCGCAAACTCCACATGCTCGGGCGCTACCTCAAGAACATGGGCGTCACGGTCGTGTTCGTCGACGAGGTGTCGGGAGTCACCGGGGAGTTCCAGGCCACCGAGTCCGACATCAGCTACCTGGCCGACAACATCGTCGTCTTCCAGCACGTCGAGGTCCAGGGCGAACTCCACAAGGCCGTCGGCGTCATCAAGAAGCGGACCAGCGACTTCGAGCGGACGCTCCGGAAGTTCGACATCACGAGCCACGGCGTCCGGGTCGGCGAACCGCTGACCGAACTTCGGGGCATCCTCAGCGGGACCCCCGAGTGGGTCGGCGACGACGAGGAGCGCGAGACGTTCGGCGACTGA